The genomic region GATGCCCAAACAACTGGTTGCTTGTCGTAATTGTTCAGTTCCGGTCACGTGGTCGGCATGGACGTGAGTTTCCAAGCAGTAGTGCAGGGTGAGTCCCAATTCCTTAAGTAACTTCAGATCGCGTTCTACCTGCTCTAAAACTGGATCGACCAAGATAGCAGCTTTTGTAGCAGGATCGGCAATTAGGTAAGTGTATGTACTAGATTCGGCATCGAATAATTGACGAAAGAGCATATTACGTTCTCCTTCTAGCTTGTCTTTCCTTCAGTTGTCTTTGAGTGGGTTGAAACGTACTGGGCGAAGAACTCTTTCATTTGGGGATAAGCACTACAGTCAAAACCTATTTCATGAGCCTTTTCAAATGCTTGCTCTGGTGTCAGTCCGTTTCTGGTAGCTACATTCATCAGCGCCATCGCCCCAGCCCGCATCTGTTTATAGCAGTGCAGTAAGAGTGGTTTCGGTAGTGCGTCGATTTGCTCCAGAACTTCAGTGGTCTTGTCCTCAGTCAGAGTATCGACCTTGACGGGAATATTCGCGTAATGCAGCCCTAGCGCCTCTGCTTGCTGCTGTTCGTCTTGCCAGTAACCTTCTTCGTCAGGCGATCGCAAGTTGAGAACCGACTTAAAGCCTTCTTGCGCCGCTTGTTGCAGTTGCTCTGGCGTAACTTGTCCGGCTACAGCGAGCTGCTCGTTAATCTTCTTGACATTTTCCATAAGTCTCCTGCAATAAAAGTCATCGATCGGTAGAAGTCTCGTCTCTCTATCTCCATCCTATAACCATATTACCGATTGGTAATGTGGTTGTGTAAAATAGAAATTGTAGATTTATTAAATTGCCGCTCGTCTATGCCAGAGATTTCCCTTGCCGCTCTTGCTCAAGTGGCAGAGTATTTCAAAGTGTTATCCGAAATCAGTCGGTTGCAAGTTCTCAATTGTTTGAGATCGGGGGCGAAAAATGTGACGGAAATTGTCGCAGCAACTGGGTTAGGACAGGCTAATGTTTCCAAGCACCTGAAAGTGTTAATGCAAGCAGGGATGGTCAGGCGCGAACCTAGAGGCATCAGCGTTTTTTATGAAATTGCCGATCCGATAATTTTCGATTTATGTGAGGTGGTGTGCGATCGCATCTCCAACCGTTTGCTGACACAAGCACGGCAATTAGAGCAATTTAAGTCAGGGGAAGTGAAAAATTATCGATCCCAATCTTGATACCATTGCTGCATCTGCTCGACTTCAGTTTGTTGCTGTTCGAGCGTGGCGCGAGCAAAGTCTCGTAGTTCGCGGCGCTCCGCACCATCGAGGATCGTAGCAGACATCATCATTGCCATGCGATCGCTCGCGATCGTCTGCCGCAGAAATTCGCGCTCGAAGTCTGGTGCATTTTTCAGCTCGGCTAAATCTGTTTCCATGACGTGCATTCTATACTGCTCTGGTTTATCCTCCTCTAGATCTCTGTGCTGCCAACGGCTGAAGTAGCTGGGTGCATTGGTTCCATACCACTGCCGATACCACGCTTGTAGTTGTTGAAGTTCCTGAGTTTTAGTTTGTTTCATAGCAGCTGCTAGAGTTTTAATATCCTGATGCGTAGCTCGACTCAAAGCGAGATCGGCTATTGCAATTGCTTGCTCGTCATGGAAGATCGTCCATTCGATGTAATGGCGTTCGCTGCGACTAGCAACAGCCATTGTGGGAGCAGCAACGGACGTACTAGGGACAGAATTGTTTAACTCGAAATCTCGCTCTTGAGCTTGGAGATTACTAGCTGTTGTCAACAGAGTGGCGATCGCACTACCAGCCAGCAAGCCTACAAAAATATAGATAACAGCTTTTTTGCTCGGATGGGTATGAGTCGCTAACTGGTTACTCATATTTTTCACCTCTGCTACTTGGCTCTGCCATTTGTGCCACAGGGCAAGTTTATTGGAATCGAACTGACTTCATTAAGCAGTTAAGATTGGCGTGCTACTGATTTGAGTCATAATTTCGGGTGGATGCGTGAGTGTAGCGTGAATTAAACAAGCATTCACAGCATTTTCTAAACCTTTTTGATGGCGATTGCTCAAGCTAATTGGTAAACTCAAGTGAATTTCGATCTCGTCCAGCCTGATGGGGATATCTGTCGTTTTTTGGGCTGAAACTTCAATCTTTAACCCTGTAGCATCTAAGTTTCTAG from Chroococcidiopsis sp. SAG 2025 harbors:
- a CDS encoding protein tyrosine phosphatase family protein → MENVKKINEQLAVAGQVTPEQLQQAAQEGFKSVLNLRSPDEEGYWQDEQQQAEALGLHYANIPVKVDTLTEDKTTEVLEQIDALPKPLLLHCYKQMRAGAMALMNVATRNGLTPEQAFEKAHEIGFDCSAYPQMKEFFAQYVSTHSKTTEGKTS
- a CDS encoding ArsR/SmtB family transcription factor — encoded protein: MPEISLAALAQVAEYFKVLSEISRLQVLNCLRSGAKNVTEIVAATGLGQANVSKHLKVLMQAGMVRREPRGISVFYEIADPIIFDLCEVVCDRISNRLLTQARQLEQFKSGEVKNYRSQS
- a CDS encoding DUF305 domain-containing protein gives rise to the protein MSNQLATHTHPSKKAVIYIFVGLLAGSAIATLLTTASNLQAQERDFELNNSVPSTSVAAPTMAVASRSERHYIEWTIFHDEQAIAIADLALSRATHQDIKTLAAAMKQTKTQELQQLQAWYRQWYGTNAPSYFSRWQHRDLEEDKPEQYRMHVMETDLAELKNAPDFEREFLRQTIASDRMAMMMSATILDGAERRELRDFARATLEQQQTEVEQMQQWYQDWDR
- a CDS encoding OsmC family protein; the encoded protein is MRVDISYKSNLQFQAAARGHVITCDQPHSNGGEDTGMTPPELFLSALGSCVGFYAVKYCQTRNLDATGLKIEVSAQKTTDIPIRLDEIEIHLSLPISLSNRHQKGLENAVNACLIHATLTHPPEIMTQISSTPILTA